Proteins encoded within one genomic window of Campylobacter lari:
- the trpS gene encoding tryptophan--tRNA ligase — translation MRIITGLQPSGDLHIGNYFGSIKQMLNMQEENQMYMFIANYHAMTSNFNGEKLKQNSLKAAAAFLSLGIDPQKSVFWLQSDVKEVMELYWILSQFTPMGLLERAHSYKDKIAKGLNANHGLFSYPVLMAADILLFNAQVVPVGKDQIQHVEIARDIALKVNNEWGEIFTLPQAKVNDEVAVVPGTDGAKMSKSYQNTIDIFNTPKAIKKQISSIVTDSTALEDPKDWQNCNVFKIAKLFLDKTKQETLKSRYEKGGEGYGHFKIYLNEIISEYFASAKEEYEKLLANPSKIDEILEFGASKAKKQARETMEKIYAKIGL, via the coding sequence ATGAGAATTATTACAGGATTACAGCCAAGTGGGGATTTACATATAGGAAATTATTTTGGCTCTATAAAACAAATGCTAAATATGCAAGAAGAAAATCAAATGTATATGTTTATAGCAAACTATCATGCTATGACTTCAAATTTTAATGGAGAAAAACTTAAACAAAATTCACTCAAAGCTGCGGCAGCTTTTTTAAGTTTAGGAATTGATCCACAAAAAAGCGTATTTTGGTTACAAAGTGATGTAAAAGAAGTAATGGAGCTTTATTGGATTCTTTCTCAATTTACCCCAATGGGACTTTTAGAAAGAGCACATAGCTATAAAGATAAAATTGCCAAAGGTTTAAATGCCAACCATGGGCTTTTTTCTTACCCTGTTTTAATGGCTGCAGATATTTTACTTTTTAATGCTCAAGTAGTTCCTGTAGGTAAAGATCAAATTCAACATGTTGAAATAGCAAGAGATATAGCCTTAAAAGTAAATAACGAATGGGGTGAAATTTTTACCCTACCTCAAGCTAAAGTTAATGATGAAGTTGCAGTAGTACCTGGTACTGATGGAGCCAAAATGAGCAAGTCTTATCAAAACACAATCGATATTTTTAATACACCAAAAGCTATTAAAAAACAAATTTCTTCCATTGTTACAGATAGTACAGCTTTAGAAGATCCAAAAGATTGGCAAAATTGTAATGTATTTAAAATCGCAAAATTGTTTTTAGACAAAACAAAACAAGAAACTTTAAAAAGCCGTTATGAAAAAGGTGGTGAAGGCTATGGGCATTTTAAAATATATTTAAATGAAATCATTAGTGAGTATTTTGCCTCGGCTAAGGAAGAATATGAAAAATTACTAGCTAATCCTTCTAAAATCGATGAGATTTTAGAATTTGGAGCAAGCAAAGCAAAAAAACAAGCCCGAGAAACAATGGAAAAAATTTATGCTAAAATAGGACTATAA
- a CDS encoding tetratricopeptide repeat protein produces the protein MAEEVTLKEQDNQEKAFSEIDENPGVEEQTIPPGTIPPELEEEESTFQRVEEEPQASQPEEKKKLFDKKFLILISTLGALALILFIILVLLLVFKEDKKVITNNPILEDNVSTSITKVKQSALDLVVQKANLLYEKGDIESALELYNNINIFNQSLSSYNLGVAQMKQKDYISAVENFKQSLELEEHKVAAAINIAVCYFNLGDKEKFKYYLDLARVHLPQDSKSSLYDYYLGLINYYQGFYPEALQMFMRSSNINSYQGESYYLGAKIYALLKSDQNAINLLQKQQDYEASLPLGLLYAKLGEYKKAKEYLEKASKIENQAIRSKMALALVELKTGQFDNGAQILKTLYVKDRAIGSKYYNIKTRLKRNFSNIDIAQQHFAKSLITGKQQIYDLLFYFSPYRVFDIKQSMELITKADLGNFIQGYEYENELLVKSKALSGVNVELSHAINLAFNFHLREANQEFKNLSEIYHAHDVIHYNLALTYAQLQDYNNAYKHFSTAYHLNPKNYIAGIFAIYCMDLVKKDYTKLANELLENLQADNNIDQNHNIYKYLLHLVKSDFTAMIPYLDNLSNSKNTPLELMFAIVAANGNNLEILRNQKIKELKDLLGEDIISNILYFNSKNTNLDIKEYAKQAQMYFLTTKLDYNSLFGGAGIVKDSYVTLMQITGLLNHVRNDIKKRLAMSNKNSIGLIFALAYVDIFAKEYQEAYTLYNILIDDYKIKDAQTLFLAAVAAIGSNNPNSAIALLELAKLENEETLEARLALGLLYHEVQNLEPAMFQYEKVGNNFESKFFTFDIKN, from the coding sequence ATGGCCGAAGAAGTAACACTTAAAGAACAAGATAATCAAGAAAAAGCTTTTTCAGAGATTGATGAAAATCCAGGAGTGGAAGAACAAACTATCCCTCCTGGCACAATACCTCCTGAATTAGAGGAAGAAGAAAGTACTTTTCAAAGAGTAGAGGAAGAACCTCAAGCATCACAACCTGAAGAAAAGAAAAAGCTTTTTGATAAAAAATTTCTTATTTTGATTTCAACACTTGGTGCTCTTGCTCTAATTTTATTTATTATTTTAGTTTTACTTCTTGTTTTTAAAGAAGATAAAAAAGTAATCACAAATAATCCAATTTTAGAAGATAATGTTAGTACAAGTATCACAAAGGTGAAACAATCTGCTTTAGATCTTGTAGTACAAAAGGCAAATTTATTATATGAAAAAGGTGATATAGAAAGTGCTTTAGAGCTTTATAATAATATTAATATTTTCAATCAATCTTTATCAAGTTATAATCTTGGTGTAGCTCAAATGAAACAAAAAGATTATATTAGTGCTGTTGAGAATTTCAAACAATCTTTAGAATTAGAAGAACACAAAGTTGCAGCAGCTATTAATATAGCTGTGTGTTATTTTAATCTAGGCGATAAAGAGAAATTTAAATATTATCTTGATTTAGCAAGAGTACATTTACCACAAGATTCTAAATCTTCTTTGTATGATTATTATCTAGGATTAATTAATTACTATCAAGGATTTTATCCAGAGGCTTTACAAATGTTCATGCGTTCAAGTAATATCAACAGCTATCAAGGGGAGTCTTATTACCTTGGGGCAAAAATTTACGCATTATTAAAATCTGATCAAAACGCCATTAATCTTCTGCAAAAGCAACAAGATTATGAAGCAAGCTTACCCTTAGGTTTATTATATGCAAAACTGGGAGAATATAAAAAAGCTAAAGAATATCTTGAAAAAGCATCAAAAATAGAAAATCAAGCCATAAGAAGCAAAATGGCTCTAGCTTTAGTAGAATTAAAAACAGGCCAATTTGACAATGGTGCACAAATTTTAAAAACTTTATATGTAAAAGATAGAGCTATTGGCTCAAAATACTATAACATAAAAACAAGACTAAAAAGAAATTTTTCAAATATTGATATAGCGCAGCAACATTTTGCCAAAAGTTTAATCACAGGAAAACAACAAATTTATGATTTACTTTTTTATTTTTCACCTTATCGCGTTTTTGATATAAAACAAAGCATGGAACTCATCACAAAAGCTGATTTGGGAAATTTCATACAAGGGTATGAGTATGAAAATGAATTGCTTGTTAAAAGCAAAGCTTTATCAGGCGTTAATGTGGAATTATCTCATGCTATCAATCTAGCTTTTAATTTTCATCTAAGAGAAGCAAATCAAGAATTTAAAAATTTAAGTGAAATTTATCATGCTCACGATGTAATTCATTATAATCTTGCTTTAACTTATGCACAACTGCAAGATTATAATAATGCATATAAACATTTTTCAACTGCTTATCATTTAAATCCAAAAAATTATATTGCAGGTATTTTTGCCATATATTGCATGGATTTAGTAAAAAAAGATTATACCAAACTTGCTAATGAACTTTTGGAAAATTTACAAGCAGATAATAATATCGATCAAAATCATAATATCTATAAATATTTACTACATCTAGTTAAAAGTGACTTTACTGCTATGATTCCTTATTTAGACAACCTTTCAAATAGCAAAAATACTCCTTTAGAACTAATGTTTGCTATAGTAGCTGCTAATGGCAATAATCTTGAAATTTTAAGAAATCAAAAAATAAAAGAATTAAAAGATTTGCTCGGTGAGGATATTATTAGCAATATTTTATATTTTAATTCTAAAAACACAAATCTTGATATTAAAGAGTATGCCAAACAAGCACAAATGTATTTTTTAACAACCAAGCTTGATTATAATTCTTTATTTGGTGGAGCTGGTATAGTTAAAGACAGCTATGTGACACTTATGCAAATTACAGGCTTATTAAATCATGTTAGAAATGACATAAAAAAAAGACTTGCTATGAGTAATAAAAATTCCATCGGGCTGATTTTTGCTCTAGCTTATGTTGATATTTTTGCTAAAGAATACCAAGAAGCATATACGCTTTACAATATCTTAATAGATGATTATAAAATCAAAGATGCACAAACTTTATTTTTAGCCGCAGTAGCAGCGATAGGTTCTAATAATCCAAATTCAGCCATAGCTTTACT
- the serS gene encoding serine--tRNA ligase → MLDLKLLQNNFDEIAQKLKAKKVDENLLKELSDLFINLKKEKALLEEFQAFQNKFSKELATTQDKESLKVQLSQNKEKINTQSKIVSTLEEKLEQIALAIPNIPDDCVPFGEDEDENVELKKVLTPPSFDFEIKEHHDLGEKLNWLDFTRGVKISQSRFCVLKNEGALLSRALVNYMIDFNRSRGFELVNVPFLVNSATMYGTGQLPKFKDDMYKVENDDLYLISTSEIPVTNLYSNEILTQEELPLKMTCYSACFRQEAGSAGRDTRGIIRQHQFEKVELVSICKPDQSELMFEEMLNCASDLLSSLGLAHRHLMLCTGDLGFSAAKTVDLEVWLPSQNKYREISSVSNCKDFQARRAKIRFKNDKGKNELVHTLNGSSLAVGRTLVAIMENYQEKDGNIRIPDALRKYF, encoded by the coding sequence ATGTTAGATTTAAAACTTTTGCAAAATAATTTTGATGAAATTGCGCAAAAACTAAAAGCTAAAAAAGTAGATGAAAATTTACTCAAAGAACTTAGCGACTTATTTATAAATTTAAAAAAAGAAAAAGCACTTTTGGAAGAATTTCAAGCTTTTCAAAATAAATTTAGTAAAGAGCTTGCAACAACACAAGATAAAGAAAGCTTAAAAGTACAACTAAGCCAAAATAAAGAAAAAATCAATACTCAGTCAAAAATCGTTAGCACGCTAGAAGAAAAACTAGAACAAATTGCCCTAGCAATACCAAATATCCCTGATGATTGCGTGCCTTTTGGAGAAGATGAAGATGAAAATGTAGAATTAAAAAAAGTTCTAACACCTCCTAGTTTTGATTTTGAAATCAAAGAACATCATGATTTGGGAGAAAAATTAAACTGGCTTGATTTTACAAGAGGGGTTAAAATCTCACAAAGTCGTTTTTGTGTGCTTAAAAATGAAGGAGCTTTACTAAGTAGAGCCTTGGTAAATTATATGATTGATTTTAATAGAAGTAGAGGTTTTGAGCTAGTCAATGTACCATTTTTAGTAAATAGCGCAACCATGTATGGCACAGGACAGCTTCCTAAATTTAAAGATGATATGTATAAGGTAGAAAATGATGATTTATATCTCATCTCAACTTCTGAAATTCCTGTAACTAATCTTTATTCTAATGAAATTTTAACTCAAGAAGAACTACCCTTAAAAATGACCTGCTATAGTGCTTGTTTTAGACAAGAAGCAGGAAGCGCGGGTAGAGATACAAGAGGTATTATAAGGCAACATCAATTTGAAAAAGTAGAGCTTGTTAGTATATGTAAGCCTGATCAAAGTGAATTGATGTTTGAAGAAATGTTAAATTGCGCCAGTGATTTACTAAGCTCTTTGGGTCTAGCACATAGGCATTTAATGCTTTGCACGGGAGATTTGGGCTTTTCTGCTGCGAAAACAGTAGACTTAGAAGTATGGCTTCCATCGCAAAACAAATACCGTGAAATTAGCTCTGTGTCAAATTGTAAAGATTTTCAAGCAAGACGCGCAAAGATCCGTTTTAAAAACGATAAGGGCAAAAATGAATTAGTTCACACACTTAATGGTTCTTCACTAGCTGTTGGTAGAACCTTGGTAGCTATTATGGAAAATTATCAAGAAAAAGATGGAAATATAAGAATTCCTGATGCATTAAGAAAATACTTTTAA